The genomic DNA ATGTTAGATAATTatggagagaggagaggagaacctGATTCATTTTCCAATTGGAATCGATCGAACTGCAATTTGCAACCTTCCCATCTAGTACACCTTCCAGTCTTTTCTGCAGCAGCTCCAACATGCCCTTCAGATCGTTTCTGAGGACTCGGCATTCCTCGCCAAATCGGGAAACCACATCCGGCGTCAGCTTGGGGCCGAAATCTTTGGACAGCAGCGCCGAGAAGCCCGAGTCCGCCGCCCACAGTAAAAGAAACCCGACGAGAACCTTTACGGGGAAGGAGAAAAGCGGCCAAGAATGTTTCTTTTGGACGGATTTCTCCTCCACGGCCCTAGATTTAACCGGATATCGGGGTGGCGGCGTAGAGGGAGGGGTGACGGTGGAATCGGCGGACTCGCGGGTGGAAGGAGGGCTTTCGTCGCCGTAAGGGACCGGCGCCAGCGATGCCTTACTGGACCGGGGATCAAACAGCTTGGTGAGGAAGGACTGGTGGAGGGAGGATACTGCGGAGGGGAGGAGATCGCGGGTGGCGTGGATGCTAGCGAGGCAGATCTCGCAGTGGCAGTTGGTGTCTTTCCGGCAGCCGGGGAAGTAGCAGCTGTCGCCACCGCTGCGGGCATCCCGGCGGTCGCGGGTGGAGGTCGTAGCAGATCGGGTCCTCGAGGACGCCGTCGCCGGAGTGTTCATCGCGGCTCTCCCTCTCTCGAACTCTCTTCTTTTGTCTTCGTCTTCTAATCGGAAGGAGGCggagaaagagagagaaaagGGGGATTTCGTCATCCGATCGATTTGAAATTTGAACTCTTCGAATGAACCCTAAACGGCTATAATATGATCTACTCCCTTTTCGCTTGCTATTTATCACAGAATGTCAGAATattagatatatattttttttaaaaaaaacggcGTAAATCTTTGAGATGTGTACAACGATTCGAAAATCTTGATTAGATTTTGGACCCAGATTTAGTGGCAGATATGAACCACGGCACTAGGTCCATTCATCTATTCATGTCAGTTTTTTGGATTGATGTTTTGTTCAAAACAATTTATTgtaaaacttaaataatttattcatcaaataaaaaaatgttaattATTAATATTGAGAATGCATATGAACAAAATATTGATGATATAATTTGCGCTTGGAAGATGCAAATTCACATGAGGGTGGATTTAGGATTGTAGATGgtaattatttatcaaataaaaaaatattaattattaatattgagaatgtgaaaaaaatattaatgatATAATCTGCGCGTGGAAGATGCAAATTCACATGAGGGTGGATTTAGGATTGTAGATGgtaattatttatcaaataaaaaaatattaattattaatattgagaatgcatgtgaaaaaaatattaatgatATAATCTGCGCGTGGAAGATGCAAATTCACAGGTGGGCGGATTTACGACTGTAGATAGGGTCGTATTTAGATTTTGGAGGGCTGTGTCTCTTTAGTTGTGTAATGATTTGTTCCATGAAAGTGTCGTCGCAGGGTTACATGATCAGTTTATCAATGAAACTCTTGggataatttataaaaatatctttaatGTTTCAATTTAGTCCTAATTATATATGTTTATTCTAAGTCATTTATATCTCTCATGTTTTATAAATTATCCTAAATATATCCCTACCGTCAACTCCTCCGTTAActgatacaaaatcaatcatatgATAGTGAAAGAGCTCTCAGTGGATTCTTCTCCTCCACTTCCTAAAGAGAGAAGCTCTCCCTTCTCTCTGGGAAGGGAGTGGTTGTTCATTGCCGAAGACAGGCTCCAAGTCAAGCAACCCAAGGGGTGGTGGGGGAGGGGATCTTCCCCTCCCTCATCGACGGTGGATCATCACCCATTGATGTCGAGAGGGCTCCGGCGAGGTTCTCCTGCCACTCAAGAAGGAGAGCAAGAGGAGCTTTGAAGACCACTGCCAAAGGCTCTTCACCGGTGAAAAGGAGGGGGAGGTTCTTGGGTCCGACCTCCTCCGGTCGTGCAAGGACACTACCGCCCCACACCACCACCAACCGGAGTCATCTTAGGGCATGATCGGAAGACTTGGCTTGAAGTGGAGGCAAGCTACAATGGCTGAAGGTCTTGGAGCTAGGGACCAAAGGGGGCAAGCAGCGATAAGGTGAACAGCGAGGAGTACCCTTCGTTACAAATTAGCCAATGGTAGCGAGGTTTGTGCCGACAATCACAAAGGATTGTTTCTTGGCATACATCAAGGAGGGCGCCTGCCGGCCAGTTCACCGGAGGTCCTGCTGTGGTTGCGAAGAACAGGTGTGAAGGACAATGGTTTGGTGTTGCCATGGTGCTCATTGGCCGACAGGAGGGCATGTTTTGAAAGGGTTCTGCCGACAGCAGTTTTTTCCGATGACCAGCAGATCCTTGAAGCTTCCGGCGACATTAGTGAGTGATGCGGTGATGAGGAGGGGCCCCCACCCCGCGGAAGATTGCtgtcacggtggaggtcaaagtcaaggcggtcaacgctcAGATATCCTCGGTCGGTCGGGCGACCATGCCACGATCGGAGGGAGAAGGTCCTGATCCGCCACCGCCTTCGACACGGGGAGGAGTCAAACGATCGACGCTCAATGGAGTATCGAACGCCGGACGGAGGAGCGATGTGCAGAAGccgggccgagcggctaccccgctcggccaggcagcAAGACTCGACATTGGCAGAGCATAACTTCGGCCGAGCGGACGTGACACAAGCACAGTGGAATTCTGGCTGAGCGGATGAGGCACAGGAACGGCGGAATTGCTGTCGAGCTGACTAAACACAGTGGAGGCCCGCTGAGAGGACAAGGCACAGGAACAGCGaagctccggccgagcggctaacTGCTCGACCTAACAGCATACTCTCTCTggtatccatcgacatccttttgggagttagtgtcgctgacacctggcatggacaaccagaagatcgtaTGACGTAAACTTCCACTATtatttcagagatatgctcggcccgttgcGATATTGTATCAGGGATACTTTACCGACAAGTCTTTTTATAGAAAACTTTGGGAAGCATACTCACCTTGGAGAGAGTGCACGCGCACTATAGGAGCTTTATATAAAGGAGGTtcaagcatcgacggaggtatgcgatattcactaTTTGCGCTACAGTtttcttgttgctccgccttaTACTTCAtcgctggtgactgacttgagcgttggagggccaacgtgggggactccttccctggctcggcactgacgtcatCTGTGTTGTAGGTCAGAGCGGAGTCTACAGGCGGCCAGCGGGAGCGCCATATCCCTAGTTTTCCATCTTTTCGACTTTttgacaggatcatatttggcgccatctgtgggaacttaACCTGCATCCGAATCGAGAAGATGAAGGACGTTGGACGACTCATCATCATAACACTCACTCAAGAAGTGCTCGACAAGCTCGTGCAAGCCCGAGAGACAAAGATGATCGAGCAGCAGCAACAAAAAGCGTTAGCCAATTGGTAAGCGCAGCAGCCTACAACATCTATAGCCAGGAGATGAGCGGGGCAGGAAAACTGGATGGAGTAAATCTCCGTATGGGGGCAGAATAGAAGGTCGACCAGCACACAGGGGGAAGCGCTGCCTGCACCGATCccctttttgttggtgcaatcgacctccaaagtTTTAAtttcagacaaatatgtttaagtatgtttaagtatggagcttgttctagggaagtcctagttgtaggctaggcaagggaagtcctagttggaggctaggcaaggagagaaatctcggtatatcgtggaagccaggtggataggtctgaaggacttgatccctgggtagccgaatactgaatcctagttgtaggctaggtaagggaaatctcagtatatcgtggaagccaggtggataggtctggaggacttgatctctgggtagccgaataccgagtcatggtgagtgaagccaagtggagaaaatcctagggggtggtaaccttaggtaacgggaagtcttggaggagtgaactccaaccaaggttgatcggatggtttctggtcgaccgcgcgcgatcgaccggaccagcggatctcggtaaatctaggtttaggtttaccattgtattatgtattactattattgttgttggttaATGTAGTATTACATGAAAAGTCTTCGTGGATCGGGCGATcaaacactgagcaggcaaaagtccaaacaggtctggaggaccaatgttcggcaggtaagttgaggtatgcaactggaggagcgatagtgaggtcgggtttctaaagggaacaaccttaggtcgttgatccaactgaagaaactgagaaggtttctaagttgagatcaagacagttctactgtctatattactcatgcattatattactgtgctaacctttattttgcaggaatattgtttaactctgttttgcatatTCGGCctaatcggttgaccgaacaggaggatcagtcgaccgaaccagcttgactcagaccagagatcagttcagaccaaagcgaagcacagtctgatcgaagcttgatcggtcaaccaaaccaaggatcggtcaaccgatccaatcaacattaaacaaCATTAAAAGAAGATATCTGGCAGATTTCATCGAACAAGGGAAAGGCTTGTTCGGTAGATCGAAaatatggttcggtcgaccgagccattaaagatcagttaatgcagATTTCTGAGCCAGTGTCAGACTCCGGCCAGGAAGGAAGGAGGGagcgggtttggtcgaccgaatagtgggatcggtcgatcgaacgcccAAGGCCTATAAAAtgaggctcgaagtctgaggccaTAAGAACTTTCTGATTGATTCAagtgctcttctgcaagctgctcatgCTATAAGTCTTCATCAACGCTGCAAGAGACTTCATCCGATAGTGTCGACCGAGCTATGATTtactactactgttgtcggtatatcATTTCATTTATACTGTACTTAATTTCatgtaagatagtaggagtgttactatcttacatcgtTGCACTTGTACgatccacttctttccgaggttctcggaaagaagggttttagtgctttgcccgtcggtgcgatcaaggaccgcgggccttcaagtaggagtcgagctaggctccgaatgaagtaaataaTCTGTCtcccttttactttccgctgtgcatgattttgatttaaaagataaagaaaagttttaaaaagacgcgatattcaccctccccctctatcgctcgcatccgatctatcaCTTTTATCGTgccttgttccaaaccccctcaaAAATAGCCCCAGTGAATTAAGAATGGGGATCGTCTTTGAATGATGCTCCCATTCGGGATGCACTGAATGGCAAGGCGCCTCGAAGCAACGCGTCGTCTGAACGGATCAATCGGTAGTTCtccgaggagatcttacaagaccctctgcccagacATTATACCCCGCTGGCGATCGGGCCATATAATGGATCGACTGATCTggatgatcatctggataggtTTGATAATGAAGCCACGCTGCACCAGTATACAGATggggtaaagtgccgagtctttcttactacTCTCTCCAGATCGGCGCAACATTGGTTCAGAAGACTGTCGGATGGATCTATacgcagcttcaaggacttccgagctgcATTCTTACATCATTTCGCCAGCAGTCGACGCTATCAAAAGATGAGCATCAGATTCTTTTCCCTGAAGCAATGATCGAAAGAAACGCTCCGAGCCTACATACAGTGTttcaggaatattgtttaactctgttttgcatattgagatcaagacagttctaagttgagatcaagacagttctactgtctatattactcatgcattatattactgtgctaacctttgttttgcaggaatattgtttaactctgttttgcatatTCGGCCTAATCGGTCGATCAAACAggaggatcagtcaaccgaaccagcttaactcagaccagagatcagttcagaccagagcgaagcacagtccgatcgaagcttgatcggtcgaccgaaccagggatcggtcaaccgatccaatcaacattaaacagCATTAAAAGAAGATATCTGGCTGATTTCATCGAACAAGGAaaaggcttgttcggtcgaccgaaaagatggttcggtcaaccaaactattaaagatcagttaatgcaaaTTTCTGAGCCAGCGCCAGACTCCGGCCAAGAAGGAAGGAGGGagcgggttcgatcgaccgaacagtgggatcagtcgaccgaatgccCAAGGCCTATAAAAtgaggctcgaagtctgaggccaTAAGAACTTTCTGATTGATTCAAGTGCTCTTTTGCAAGCTGCTTACGCTACAAGTCTTCATGAACGCTGCAAGAGACTTCATCCGATAGTGCCGACCGAGCTACGATTTACtactactattgtcggtatatcaTTTCATTTATACTATACTTAATTTCctgtaagatagtaggagtgttactatcttacatcgttgtacttgtacgatccacttctttccgaggttctcgaaaagaagggttttagtgctttgcccatcggtgcggtcaaggaccgcgggccttcgagtaggagtcgagctaggctccgaacgaagtaaataatcTGTCtcccttttactttccgctgtgcatgactttgatttaaaagataaagaaaagttttaaaaagacgcgatattcaccccccctctatcgctcgcatccgatctattaattggtatcagagcctcgttagctctgaaagttcttaaccgattttcaaagtatttttaaaactttttcttttcttttagaatatttttcttatctctatttatctcgcactgctaatcccaagacgcaagtcttggaaatttgtttttatttttttcttgcaagaatgttgaCATCCTATCAAGAAGGAAGAAGCATCTACGAACCTCCACTGTACGATCAAGTTTATTTCAATATCTGGAGACGAATGATGGAATCTTTCATCG from Zingiber officinale cultivar Zhangliang chromosome 4A, Zo_v1.1, whole genome shotgun sequence includes the following:
- the LOC121970524 gene encoding uncharacterized protein LOC121970524 produces the protein MTKSPFSLSFSASFRLEDEDKRREFERGRAAMNTPATASSRTRSATTSTRDRRDARSGGDSCYFPGCRKDTNCHCEICLASIHATRDLLPSAVSSLHQSFLTKLFDPRSSKASLAPVPYGDESPPSTRESADSTVTPPSTPPPRYPVKSRAVEEKSVQKKHSWPLFSFPVKVLVGFLLLWAADSGFSALLSKDFGPKLTPDVVSRFGEECRVLRNDLKGMLELLQKRLEGVLDGKVANCSSIDSNWKMNQDDQFLLQWRCVLHNSVAERVSIWGSPLKTTGLLATGPSPPSMTLLSGKIKEWTDGNLQSTTRTINGSSWMYESCSSAALHLNAETWVLQYEQSGLFHLRGLIPVAWEALRLKTLKKLKGRVFRMLRQCCSLEQHQVAFPT